A single genomic interval of Astyanax mexicanus isolate ESR-SI-001 chromosome 4, AstMex3_surface, whole genome shotgun sequence harbors:
- the fem1a gene encoding protein fem-1 homolog A produces MDITTAVFNAARDGKLKLIQKLLSNKSPEELEALAEEKTQGGTPLLIASRYGHLEVVDYLLEYCKANVELGGSVNFDGETIEGAPPLWAASAAGHLPVVKTLLKHGASVNNTTLTNSTPLRAACFDGHLEIVRYLVEHHADMEVANRHGHTCLMISCYKGHREIAKFLLEKGADVNRKSVKGNTALHDCAESGSLDIMKMLLKCSARMERDGYGMTPLLAASVTGHTNIVEYLVHQPRASREERVDALELLGATFVDKKRDLLGAMRYWRRAMELRQAGDRVSFLGKPPPGPPVPAYDCAREVGTSEELEALITDPDEMRMQALLVRERILGPSHPDTSYYIRYRGAVYADSGNFERCISLWKYALDMQQSNLDPLSPMTASSFLSFAELFSFVLQDRAKGALATRVTFQDLMGVLSKGVREVERAVAQRDSPPEAPQFTKALSIILHLVYLLEKLECTPAQEHQKKQTVYRLLKLNPRGRNNFTPLHMAVDKDTTSVGRYPVGRFPSLAVAGLLLECGADVDSRDCDNNTPLHVAASNSCPEIMAQLINSGAHFDATNAGRKTAYELLEEQGGGRHALHPLNYITLQCLAARAVERHRLPYKGLISEEMEAFIELH; encoded by the coding sequence ATGGACATCACGACGGCGGTGTTTAACGCGGCGAGAGACGGCAAGCTGAAACTTATCCAGAAGTTACTGAGCAACAAGAGCCCGGAGGAGCTGGAGGCGCTGGCGGAGGAGAAGACGCAGGGGGGCACGCCGCTGCTCATCGCCTCGCGCTACGGCCACCTGGAGGTGGTGGACTACCTGCTGGAGTACTGTAAGGCCAACGTGGAGCTCGGCGGCTCCGTCAACTTCGACGGCGAGACGATCGAGGGCGCCCCGCCGCTGTGGGCGGCCTCCGCCGCGGGCCACCTGCCGGTGGTGAAGACGCTGCTGAAGCACGGAGCCTCGGTAAATAACACCACCCTCACTAACTCCACCCCCCTGCGCGCTGCCTGCTTCGACGGGCACCTGGAGATCGTGCGCTACCTCGTGGAGCATCATGCAGACATGGAGGTTGCCAACCGCCACGGGCACACGTGCTTGATGATCTCCTGCTATAAGGGGCACCGAGAAATCGCCAAGTTTCTCCTGGAGAAAGGGGCTGATGTTAACCGCAAGAGTGTAAAGGGCAACACGGCCTTGCATGACTGTGCCGAGTCTGGGAGCCTGGACATCATGAAGATGCTGCTAAAGTGCAGCGCCCGCATGGAGAGAGATGGGTACGGGATGACCCCTCTTCTGGCTGCCAGCGTCACAGGTCACACCAACATAGTGGAGTACCTGGTGCACCAGCCTAGAGCATCTCGGGAGGAGCGGGTTGACGCCCTGGAGCTTCTGGGGGCCACCTTCGTAGACAAGAAGCGGGACCTCCTCGGTGCCATGCGCTACTGGAGGAGGGCCATGGAGCTTCGCCAAGCCGGGGATCGCGTAAGCTTCCTGGGCAAACCACCACCAGGACCCCCTGTTCCTGCATACGACTGTGCTCGAGAGGTGGGCACATCGGAGGAGCTGGAGGCCCTCATCACGGACCCGGATGAAATGAGGATGCAGGCGCTCCTGGTGAGGGAGCGCATCCTGGGGCCTTCACATCCTGACACCTCCTATTACATCCGGTACAGGGGGGCGGTGTACGCAGACTCTGGCAACTTCGAGCGCTGCATCAGCTTGTGGAAGTACGCCCTGGACATGCAGCAGAGTAACCTGGACCCGCTCAGCCCCATGACGGCCAGCAGCTTCCTGTCCTTCGCTGAGCTCTTCTCATTTGTGCTTCAAGACCGGGCGAAAGGTGCTCTGGCGACACGAGTCACCTTCCAGGACTTGATGGGCGTCTTGTCCAAGGGCGTCCGAGAGGTGGAGCGAGCCGTGGCGCAGCGAGACAGCCCTCCGGAGGCGCCGCAGTTCACCAAGGCCCTCTCTATCATTCTGCACCTTGTTTACCTGCTGGAGAAGCTGGAGTGCACCCCAGCGCAGGAGCACCAGAAGAAGCAAACTGTGTATCGCCTGCTGAAGCTGAACCCCAGGGGCAGAAACAACTTTACACCACTGCACATGGCTGTGGACAAGGACACCACCTCAGTTGGGCGCTACCCGGTGGGGCGCTTCCCCTCGCTGGCTGTGGCTGGGCTTCTTCTTGAGTGTGGCGCTGACGTGGACTCGAGAGACTGCGACAACAACACCCCTCTCCACGTGGCGGCGTCCAACAGCTGCCCAGAGATCATGGCGCAGCTCATCAACTCGGGGGCACACTTCGATGCCACCAACGCCGGCCGCAAGACGGCGTACGAGCTGCTGGAGGAGCAGGGCGGTGGGAGACACGCACTGCACCCCCTGAACTACATCACCTTGCAGTGTTTGGCTGCCCGAGCTGTGGAGCGACACAGACTGCCGTACAAGGGGCTCATCTCGGAGGAAATGGAGGCCTTTATCGAGCTGCACTGA